The following proteins are co-located in the Rippkaea orientalis PCC 8801 genome:
- a CDS encoding helix-turn-helix domain-containing protein, giving the protein MSYTITDSCPNCTSCQIDCPTDAIQLHNGAYSIDEKLCNNCQGYYAEPQCIIQCPISSPIPTHAKKGRYKAVERVAIFEDLFVNGNNTPFASSMVIWEACNLLTSATILPWEKDVDGTLYYQREVKKGRGSIIFRLSNTPELATNQTIDYASDFSSIESLDIRSSVLHLIYAAYATTLDKPWEQEFVINDQQIEHYLGLDKRKDLSKATKLSLIKNLVQQPCQLRAAIDWPQQGKVKGFYVPESPLWHLVDIQHHFQEDSLGCKHLIGLTFTVKPGLWAKFFLNKQDYSHRIAFYQYGSLPKFLLNTVMSIWQQHQGAVRIMLWLLFKSKMGRKQCLTVSTLMRVAYGQEKVNLASLQREQRKRLIRSFESDLEVLNHYGLKAVFDPISYPETIQPMWVKLAQLPDDADEAVEFWINDGSQEHRLTDSGPRGKWNQLIKARILTFELPPEWEEQLAKFERKKQQITNRKTRSKKVGELTSDQILAARQRQGMSQRALAEKLGKSQSWIRDLERGRFSAKPEDRAILQTVLGLQS; this is encoded by the coding sequence ATAACTGTCAAGGTTACTATGCAGAGCCCCAATGTATTATCCAATGCCCTATTAGTAGTCCGATTCCTACCCACGCCAAGAAAGGCAGATACAAAGCAGTAGAAAGAGTTGCAATTTTTGAAGATCTTTTTGTCAATGGTAATAATACTCCTTTTGCTTCATCAATGGTCATTTGGGAAGCGTGTAACCTATTAACCAGTGCCACAATTCTTCCTTGGGAAAAAGATGTTGATGGAACCTTATATTACCAGCGAGAGGTTAAAAAAGGTCGAGGAAGTATCATTTTTCGGTTAAGTAATACACCAGAATTAGCTACCAATCAAACCATTGACTATGCCTCAGACTTTTCATCAATAGAATCCCTAGACATTCGCTCTTCTGTACTACACTTAATTTATGCTGCCTATGCGACAACATTAGATAAACCTTGGGAACAAGAATTTGTTATCAATGATCAACAAATAGAACATTATTTAGGCTTAGATAAACGCAAAGATCTCAGTAAAGCCACTAAGCTATCTTTGATCAAGAATTTAGTTCAGCAACCTTGTCAATTAAGGGCTGCCATTGATTGGCCGCAACAAGGTAAAGTTAAAGGATTTTATGTTCCAGAAAGTCCTCTTTGGCATTTAGTTGATATTCAACATCATTTTCAGGAAGACTCCCTAGGATGCAAACATCTGATTGGATTAACATTTACTGTAAAACCCGGACTGTGGGCTAAATTTTTCTTAAATAAACAAGACTATAGTCATCGGATTGCCTTTTATCAATATGGTTCCCTTCCCAAGTTTTTGTTAAATACCGTGATGAGTATTTGGCAACAACATCAAGGGGCAGTTCGCATTATGCTATGGTTGCTTTTTAAAAGTAAAATGGGTCGCAAACAATGCTTAACGGTTTCTACCTTAATGCGAGTGGCTTATGGCCAAGAAAAAGTTAACCTAGCCAGCTTACAACGCGAACAACGAAAGCGACTTATTCGGTCTTTTGAAAGTGATCTCGAAGTGTTAAATCATTATGGACTGAAAGCCGTTTTTGATCCAATTTCCTATCCTGAAACGATTCAACCAATGTGGGTTAAATTAGCACAACTCCCTGATGATGCTGATGAAGCCGTGGAATTTTGGATTAATGATGGTTCTCAAGAACATCGCTTAACAGATTCTGGTCCTAGGGGGAAATGGAATCAGTTAATTAAAGCGCGGATTCTTACTTTTGAATTACCCCCAGAATGGGAAGAACAATTAGCAAAATTCGAGCGTAAAAAACAACAAATTACTAATCGAAAAACCCGTTCTAAGAAAGTTGGTGAACTAACTTCTGATCAGATTTTAGCAGCGAGGCAACGTCAGGGAATGAGTCAGAGAGCCCTAGCCGAAAAATTAGGAAAAAGTCAAAGTTGGATTCGAGATTTAGAACGAGGACGCTTCTCCGCAAAACCTGAAGATCGAGCTATTCTGCAAACGGTTTTAGGATTGCAATCTTGA